The nucleotide window aatctcCACCAAAGCTCTAATGCATTAACGAAAAACGCAATTTCAGAACATACCATACCAttatcaataaacaatataaacGTTAAACTAACACAATCCGTAACGCTTTACTTTCCGACATTCCGTAAATTAGTGTTGCCCGTGTTGGGATTCTGAAATAAGATttggtggcatttttaatcaaatagCAGGTAACCAAAGATTGTAGACTCGCAGAGTTAGataggctataggctatagGCTAGAGAGACTTCCTTGGGGCCGATGATGGCAAACAAGCAGAGCAGGGTTTTCAGAAAGTTCTTCTAAGGATGATAATCTAGGTTCACTGAATTACCATCTCGGCCAGCCTACTAGCCTATGCAGCAGAGTTTCTGACATGCGAAATTGgtgcagaaatttttttttatttatagtaGTATTTTATAGGTTTGGTAGCCATACAGGTCATTACACATTACTAACCAGAATGCAAAGTGCCAGAATATGGCAAGAGCacatttgtgatttttttccaaaacaatATTGCACACCAGGGCAAACCGGTGTTTCCAAAAATAAGaagaaacaacttttttccgaTTCGCACTGCAAAATTAGCGTTTAAAACGAATGtctatgaaaaaaaaatgctGAGTTTTTTCTTGACTTCTATCGTACAGGCTTACCTACACAAACGCCTGGCATCCTTGGGCCACGGGTCGCAGTGCACACCAGCTGCTTTCTTGCACACCGGAATTTTGCATCTGCCCACCTAAGATCATTGTTAAAAACTctcatactctgcagtccgcaTTATTAACCTTCTATCGGGGTTGTAGCCAAATCATTCTTTTCTGAATTGAGTAAGTTTGAATTGAAATGTCAGCAAAAATTTCTACATCATTAGAAGTATAATATTATTCTCTATAACATACTTCAAAATGACAACATTTCAATCAGTGTCATAGGTTGCAGGTGATGCCGAATGTTTTACTGGCACTTCTTGCGCCAGCGTGTGACAATTGTTCGAActtcaaatgcaaaaaaataattttattttacacttATTTGAGCtggtttttctgttttctgataggtttatttttgttatgtaGACATCATTCATATATCTATTATATTTAAGGCTTTGTCCaacttttacaataaaacgaaaacatCAGACAGCGTTTTCTTTGTTCTTTAGTGTGCTATAAGGTTTGGTATTGCAATTCTCCCCCTCCATTGAAgtcaatgacgaaaaataaatcatattACAGGATAAACTCATTCGAGCTAGCTTAATACCTAGTTTGGAGAAATAATAAACAGGAAAACAAGCAGCATAACACAGATGTTGCCAGGCGTTTGGAAAGAGTTTGTCAGGAATCTGTTTCGACAGAGTATCTGAAAAGATTGAAATTGGAACAGATTGAGTTGGCCTTGAACGTTAGACTTGCATGGCACCAGCTAACTATGCCGAGAAAATATGTAATAAATTCAAACTCACTCCTCAGAAGACTAAGGGAGCTTTGCATTTATATATGAATTTGTTGCATatacttttcatttttggtACCTTTTAGAGTAGTAGCGATAGGTGATACCGAATATTTTATTGGCACTTCTTGCACCAGAGTGTGACAATTGTTTGAACTTGGAATGCAAAAAAAGAATATGATTCAATACTTATTCGAGCTGGTTTATCTGTTTTCTGataggtttatttttgttatatagACATCATTCATATACTTATTATTTTTGGTGGCCTGGCATGATGGATTCTTTGCATCACAACGTCATAGATTTTGAATGGATCAAAACTCCATCAGGGCATGAATACCTTGACTCACTGATACAAAACGGAAAAAGAAGACATTTTGGATTACTGGAGCGTCCGTCCTTACCACCACACAAGGATGttgattgtttgaattttaaaattgtcttAACTGGCAAATCTGGAGTTGGAAAAAGTGCTGCGATAGCGAAATTAGcaggttttaaaatattgaaacaaaGCTATGAAAATGTAGGAATTGAAACAACGATGGTGTACTGGCCGGTTAGATTGACGGCATCtggacaaattttatttctccgACTTCATTTTTGGGATGTTGGTGAAGGAGCCATCAAGAAATTTGATAATATTTTGCCGGCTTTCAAGTCTGAAGTTGATTGTGTTCTCTTCACATTTTCTTTTACTGACCAACAAAGTTTTAGAGAACTGAATCAGCGACTCAACTCATTTCTTGATGAAGGTGACAAAGACCCAGTTCGTATTCTTCTGGGAACAAAAGCGGACCAGTACATAAACAG belongs to Clavelina lepadiformis chromosome 6, kaClaLepa1.1, whole genome shotgun sequence and includes:
- the LOC143461701 gene encoding ciliogenesis and planar polarity effector 2-like: MMDSLHHNVIDFEWIKTPSGHEYLDSLIQNGKRRHFGLLERPSLPPHKDVDCLNFKIVLTGKSGVGKSAAIAKLAGFKILKQSYENVGIETTMVYWPVRLTASGQILFLRLHFWDVGEGAIKKFDNILPAFKSEVDCVLFTFSFTDQQSFRELNQRLNSFLDEGDKDPVRILLGTKADQYINSDISEPEITNFSQARNVPVLRIKSVPSSRNYSNGRESMYEVAPLLNRLCDLLLQRDKILSNS